In the genome of Spirochaeta cellobiosiphila DSM 17781, one region contains:
- a CDS encoding M15 family metallopeptidase, whose product MKYLTSYFKTGGLVLLLLLASCSKPEQAEADPTEDTKTINIINPDYTYTADEFEALLVNLPEDMAQKIRQNPSEFLSDLERIWKYPADYFVIADKTHALGPDYKPKDLRKLTDFPHLTLSRNDLSLRQIVLDDLFEMVEDARLEGLTIMVSSTYRSYDYQKALFERYVGEIGYEQASRESAIAGTSQHQLGTVIDFGSITDAYANTAPGKWLMANSWKYGFSLSYPDGYEEVTGYRYENWHYRWITKEGCELQRKWFGDIQHYLINFLNDNREDLLAHYKKDVNPAE is encoded by the coding sequence ATGAAGTATTTGACATCATATTTTAAGACAGGAGGCTTAGTCCTCCTTCTTCTATTAGCAAGCTGTAGTAAGCCAGAACAGGCAGAAGCTGATCCTACAGAGGACACAAAAACGATCAATATTATCAATCCAGATTATACGTACACAGCGGATGAGTTCGAAGCACTCCTTGTTAATTTACCAGAAGACATGGCACAAAAGATCAGACAAAATCCTAGTGAGTTCTTATCAGATCTCGAAAGGATTTGGAAATACCCAGCGGATTACTTTGTGATTGCGGACAAAACCCACGCCTTAGGACCAGATTATAAACCTAAAGATTTACGTAAGCTAACAGACTTTCCACATTTAACATTAAGCCGTAATGATTTATCACTTAGACAAATTGTTTTAGATGATTTGTTTGAAATGGTAGAGGATGCTCGCCTAGAAGGCTTAACCATTATGGTGTCCTCTACTTATCGTTCTTATGATTACCAAAAAGCTCTCTTTGAGAGGTATGTAGGAGAGATCGGTTATGAGCAAGCATCTAGGGAAAGTGCTATTGCTGGAACCAGTCAGCACCAGTTAGGAACAGTTATTGATTTTGGAAGCATCACCGATGCCTATGCCAATACAGCGCCAGGAAAATGGTTGATGGCCAATTCATGGAAGTATGGTTTTTCCCTCAGTTATCCTGATGGTTATGAAGAGGTCACAGGTTATCGTTATGAGAACTGGCACTATCGATGGATTACAAAAGAAGGTTGTGAGTTACAAAGAAAGTGGTTTGGAGATATTCAACACTATCTGATCAACTTCCTTAATGATAATAGGGAAGACTTACTGGCCCATTACAAAAAGGATGTTAATCCTGCAGAATAA
- a CDS encoding nitroreductase family protein: MGIKTARTDHHITSLLQERWSPRSFWEKPLAPEDFDRLLEAARWAPSSFNEQPWRFYYAHRDTEGFDKIWECLKKPNQDWARRASVLMIASAHTMFGHSGKDNNHAVYDLGQSVFSMTIQAESMGIKVHQMAGFYPDKAVELLNIPSDIKPITAIAIGYNGPPERLMSNLQGKETEARARMKIEEFSFRV, encoded by the coding sequence ATGGGAATAAAGACAGCACGAACGGATCATCATATCACTAGTTTACTACAGGAGAGGTGGAGCCCTCGATCATTCTGGGAAAAACCTCTGGCTCCTGAGGACTTTGATAGACTATTAGAGGCCGCCAGATGGGCCCCAAGTTCATTTAATGAACAGCCTTGGCGTTTTTATTATGCCCATAGGGATACGGAAGGTTTTGATAAGATATGGGAATGTCTTAAGAAACCAAATCAGGATTGGGCCAGACGGGCTAGTGTCTTAATGATTGCTAGCGCTCACACTATGTTTGGTCATTCAGGTAAGGATAATAATCATGCTGTGTATGATTTAGGTCAATCTGTGTTTTCCATGACTATTCAAGCAGAAAGTATGGGTATCAAAGTTCACCAAATGGCTGGGTTTTATCCGGATAAAGCTGTGGAACTTCTTAATATTCCTAGTGATATCAAACCTATTACAGCTATAGCTATTGGATACAATGGTCCGCCAGAAAGGTTAATGTCTAATCTGCAAGGAAAAGAAACAGAGGCTAGAGCTAGAATGAAAATTGAAGAGTTTTCTTTTAGAGTATAA
- the msrB gene encoding peptide-methionine (R)-S-oxide reductase MsrB → MTDKSDDELKIYKAGEEPEYTFKQSEEEWKKQLSPKAYGILRQKDTEYPHTGEYNHVDKQGTFYSKATGQELFRTDQKYESHCGWPSFYNSPYKDNMVFIEDNSLGMSRVEVVDSLSGSHLGHIFPDGPQPTGLRYCINSDALVFVPDGEEMPQWLKDLREKSS, encoded by the coding sequence ATGACAGACAAATCAGATGATGAGTTGAAGATTTATAAAGCAGGGGAAGAACCTGAATATACCTTTAAGCAAAGCGAAGAAGAGTGGAAGAAGCAGTTGTCCCCAAAGGCTTATGGAATTCTTAGACAAAAAGACACGGAATATCCTCACACTGGGGAATATAATCATGTTGATAAGCAGGGCACTTTCTATTCAAAAGCGACTGGACAAGAATTGTTTCGTACAGATCAAAAGTATGAATCCCATTGTGGATGGCCTAGTTTTTATAACTCTCCTTACAAGGATAATATGGTATTTATAGAAGATAATAGTCTTGGTATGTCTCGTGTGGAGGTAGTTGATTCCCTAAGTGGCAGCCATTTAGGGCATATTTTTCCTGATGGCCCTCAGCCAACAGGACTTCGTTACTGTATTAACTCAGATGCTTTAGTCTTTGTTCCTGATGGAGAAGAGATGCCTCAATGGCTAAAAGATCTGCGTGAGAAATCTTCCTAA
- the ilvC gene encoding ketol-acid reductoisomerase, with product MNYFNSIPFRSQMQQLGTCRFMDKAEFSNGVDILKGKKIVIVGCGSQGLNQGLNLRDSGLDVSYALRAASIEAKRPSYINATENNFKVGTYEEMIPQADVVINLTPDKQHSGVIDAVMPLMKKDTVLSYSHGFNIVEEGKQIRKDITVIMMAPKSPGSEVREEYKRGFGVPTLIAVHPENDPNGDGLEYAKAYAVGTGGDKAGVLQSSFVAEVKSDLMGEQTILCGMLQAGSILCFDKMVAEGIEPSYASKLVQFGWETITEALKHGGITNMMDRLSNPDKITAFALAEELKDLMTDLYFKHQDDIISGKFSETMMADWAKDDIDLLTWREETNKTAFETTGITKEEITEQEYFDKGILMVAMVKAGVELAFEVMVESGIKEESAYYESLHELPLIANTIARKKLYEMNKIISDTAEYGTYLFANAAIPLLRDWVNEQAQDVIGRISEKEDNSVNNIDLVTINDEIRNHPIEEVGRTLRSYMTAMKSIY from the coding sequence ATGAATTATTTCAATTCCATACCTTTCCGTTCCCAGATGCAACAACTAGGAACATGTCGTTTTATGGATAAAGCTGAATTTTCCAATGGAGTAGATATACTCAAGGGCAAGAAGATTGTCATTGTCGGATGTGGGTCTCAAGGACTCAACCAGGGTCTTAACCTAAGAGATTCCGGTTTAGATGTAAGTTATGCTCTTCGAGCTGCTTCTATTGAAGCCAAGCGTCCTAGTTATATCAATGCCACTGAGAACAACTTTAAGGTTGGAACTTACGAAGAAATGATTCCTCAGGCAGATGTAGTTATTAACTTAACTCCCGACAAACAGCACTCAGGTGTTATCGATGCCGTTATGCCTCTTATGAAGAAAGACACTGTGCTCTCCTACAGCCATGGTTTTAACATCGTAGAAGAAGGAAAACAGATACGTAAAGATATTACTGTTATTATGATGGCACCCAAATCACCGGGATCCGAGGTTCGTGAAGAATACAAAAGAGGATTTGGAGTTCCTACCCTTATCGCTGTACACCCTGAAAACGACCCTAATGGTGACGGATTGGAATATGCCAAAGCTTATGCAGTAGGAACAGGGGGAGATAAAGCTGGAGTTCTTCAATCAAGCTTTGTTGCTGAAGTTAAATCAGATCTTATGGGTGAACAAACCATCCTTTGTGGTATGCTTCAAGCAGGATCTATCCTTTGTTTTGATAAAATGGTAGCCGAAGGTATAGAGCCTTCCTATGCCTCCAAGTTAGTACAATTTGGCTGGGAGACCATCACAGAAGCCCTTAAACACGGGGGTATCACCAACATGATGGACAGACTAAGCAATCCTGATAAAATCACAGCTTTTGCTTTAGCAGAAGAACTCAAAGACCTAATGACAGACCTATACTTCAAACATCAGGATGATATTATCTCCGGTAAGTTCTCTGAAACGATGATGGCCGACTGGGCTAAAGATGATATAGACCTTCTCACCTGGCGGGAAGAAACAAACAAGACCGCTTTTGAAACAACAGGAATCACAAAAGAAGAAATCACAGAACAAGAATACTTTGATAAGGGTATCCTTATGGTAGCCATGGTAAAAGCTGGTGTTGAGCTGGCCTTTGAAGTTATGGTGGAATCCGGCATAAAGGAAGAATCAGCATATTATGAATCTCTTCACGAGCTTCCCCTTATTGCCAATACAATCGCCCGTAAGAAACTCTATGAAATGAATAAAATCATATCTGATACAGCAGAATACGGTACTTACCTATTCGCAAATGCAGCCATTCCTTTATTACGTGACTGGGTTAACGAACAAGCTCAGGATGTTATTGGTCGCATCAGTGAAAAGGAAGACAACAGCGTGAATAACATTGACCTCGTGACCATTAATGATGAGATCCGAAATCACCCCATTGAAGAAGTGGGTCGCACACTTCGATCTTATATGACTGCTATGAAGTCAATCTATTAA
- a CDS encoding YdcF family protein, whose translation MFFFLSKTIGYITHPVFLFLLILILLKILKKPKGYKYCVLFLYLVSTPLISDWLVKSVELKPQRLGTPHYDYVIVLGGFVDIAHSKTELPEFNASVDRILQGVHLVKKGIASKLIFTGGSGDIMNQDDSEADMLLPWLEYQLDESQILIESKSRNTYENALYTKDLLSIENSKVLLVTSAFHMKRALGCFNKLGYQCDPYPVDFRSQQQRGLYKFLPNERSVLNTAFVFKEWLGTFVYKLKGYI comes from the coding sequence GTGTTTTTTTTCTTATCCAAGACCATAGGATATATAACACATCCGGTTTTTCTCTTTTTATTGATATTGATCCTCCTGAAAATTCTAAAGAAACCTAAGGGGTATAAGTATTGTGTACTTTTCCTTTATCTGGTCAGTACTCCCCTAATTAGTGATTGGTTGGTTAAATCTGTAGAGTTGAAACCTCAAAGACTTGGTACCCCTCACTATGATTATGTCATTGTCTTAGGAGGATTTGTAGATATCGCCCATAGTAAGACAGAACTTCCTGAGTTCAATGCCAGTGTGGATCGTATTCTCCAAGGGGTACATCTAGTCAAAAAAGGGATAGCGTCGAAGCTCATCTTTACAGGTGGTAGTGGTGACATTATGAATCAGGACGATTCAGAAGCAGATATGCTATTACCGTGGTTAGAATATCAATTGGATGAATCTCAAATTCTCATAGAATCAAAAAGTCGTAATACCTATGAAAATGCCCTTTATACGAAGGATCTTCTATCTATTGAGAACAGCAAGGTCTTATTAGTAACCAGTGCCTTTCACATGAAACGGGCGCTAGGTTGCTTTAATAAACTGGGATACCAATGCGATCCTTACCCTGTGGATTTCAGGTCCCAACAGCAAAGAGGGTTATACAAATTCCTTCCTAATGAGCGGAGCGTTCTCAATACTGCCTTTGTCTTTAAAGAGTGGTTAGGGACATTTGTTTACAAATTGAAAGGCTATATTTAA
- the lpdA gene encoding dihydrolipoyl dehydrogenase, protein MSFDFDLIVIGAGPGGYVAAIRASQLGLKTAVIEKDSPGGVCLNIGCIPSKALIHQAENYHAIKELEEIGVKADTSGLNYKAVFDKSRAVVSQMTKGVSGLFKKNKVEYIKGTAKVTGENNIDVDGKAYSAKFILLATGSSPRQIPGFEFDEEVVLSSTGILMLEKLPSSLVILGSGAIGMEFAYVMNAFGVDVTVIEMLPNILPVEDRDTAKVVEKAFKNRGVKFLTGTTAKSLKKTKSSVTVTVEKDGKEDTIKADKILVAVGRVPNTANLGLEELGIRIERGFVKVGDYYQTGVPSIYAIGDIVPSPLLAHVASKEGEIAVEHMAGVGHEKKLDPQLIPGATYCEPQIASFGYNEARAKEAGIAYEKALFPFVAIGKAVAIGQQDGLVKILFDPKTKEILGCHVVGPQATELIHELLLAKKAELLPEDIATLVHAHPTLSEGVMEAARAAEGWAIHI, encoded by the coding sequence TTGAGTTTTGATTTTGATTTAATAGTAATCGGTGCTGGTCCTGGCGGATATGTTGCTGCCATACGGGCCAGCCAATTAGGCCTAAAAACGGCTGTTATAGAAAAAGATAGTCCAGGAGGAGTCTGCCTTAACATAGGTTGTATTCCTTCTAAGGCTCTCATCCACCAGGCAGAAAACTATCATGCTATAAAAGAGCTTGAAGAAATTGGTGTTAAAGCAGATACAAGCGGTTTAAATTACAAAGCTGTTTTTGATAAATCCCGTGCTGTTGTAAGTCAGATGACGAAAGGAGTGAGCGGACTTTTCAAAAAAAATAAAGTGGAATACATCAAAGGTACTGCCAAAGTAACTGGTGAAAACAATATCGATGTGGATGGCAAAGCCTACTCTGCCAAGTTTATCCTTTTGGCAACAGGGTCTTCTCCACGACAGATTCCCGGATTTGAGTTTGATGAAGAGGTCGTTCTCAGTTCCACAGGTATCCTCATGTTGGAAAAACTCCCCTCAAGCCTTGTGATATTAGGTTCCGGGGCAATAGGAATGGAATTCGCATATGTAATGAATGCCTTTGGAGTAGATGTAACTGTTATAGAAATGCTTCCTAATATTCTCCCTGTAGAAGACAGAGACACAGCCAAGGTTGTGGAAAAGGCCTTCAAAAACAGAGGTGTTAAGTTCCTGACAGGAACAACAGCGAAGTCCCTTAAGAAGACAAAGTCCTCCGTAACTGTAACTGTTGAAAAAGATGGTAAAGAAGATACTATCAAAGCTGATAAGATCCTTGTGGCAGTAGGTCGTGTACCTAATACAGCTAACTTAGGATTAGAAGAGCTTGGAATTAGAATTGAACGGGGATTTGTAAAAGTAGGGGACTACTATCAGACAGGAGTCCCTAGTATTTATGCCATTGGTGATATCGTTCCTAGTCCTTTGTTAGCTCATGTCGCTAGCAAAGAAGGGGAAATCGCGGTAGAACACATGGCTGGTGTAGGACATGAGAAGAAGCTTGATCCTCAATTAATCCCTGGAGCAACCTACTGTGAACCCCAGATTGCCAGCTTTGGATACAATGAAGCTCGCGCTAAAGAGGCCGGTATTGCTTATGAAAAAGCTCTTTTCCCCTTTGTCGCTATTGGTAAAGCCGTAGCTATCGGTCAGCAGGATGGTTTAGTAAAGATCCTCTTTGATCCTAAGACAAAAGAGATCCTTGGATGTCATGTTGTCGGACCACAGGCCACAGAGTTGATTCATGAACTGCTATTGGCTAAGAAAGCAGAGTTATTACCTGAAGATATTGCCACCCTTGTCCATGCTCACCCCACATTAAGTGAAGGTGTAATGGAAGCTGCAAGAGCTGCAGAAGGTTGGGCTATTCATATCTAG
- a CDS encoding pyruvate dehydrogenase complex dihydrolipoamide acetyltransferase, with translation MAENVLMIALSPTMEEGTILNWSAKEGDTISTGDVLCEVETDKASMEYESAQEGTLLKIIKGEGSPARVGDVIAIIGEEGEDVSDLVAEAEAAPAAAPEPKAEEPKKETAPASEAAKEAAPKPAAPKASTPAPSVSPSSDDRIKASPLARKIAASRGINLGMVKGTGPAGRIVKEDVENFKAPLAPVEGVAVGGSSGNSFGSPLVDETVPVSRMRQTIAKRLAESKFGAPHFYLTLSVAMDGMVDFRKKANARAKEKLGLNPFFMKFAAEAIKRHRELNSSWLGDSIQFHGSIDIGLAVALPTGLITPVVRDCGNKGIAQIDAELKVLIDKAKNGGLAPDEYNGATFTISNLGSFGIEEFTAIINPPGSAILALGATVKTPVVNDNDELEIKNIMKMTLSCDHRTIDGAIGAAFMSDMKKMMEDPFQLLM, from the coding sequence ATGGCAGAAAATGTATTAATGATAGCCCTTTCTCCCACTATGGAGGAAGGAACCATACTTAACTGGAGTGCTAAAGAGGGCGATACCATCAGTACAGGAGATGTTCTGTGTGAGGTTGAGACTGATAAAGCCAGTATGGAATACGAGTCAGCCCAAGAGGGGACTCTACTTAAAATAATCAAAGGTGAAGGATCACCAGCAAGAGTGGGAGATGTTATTGCCATAATTGGTGAAGAAGGCGAGGATGTTTCTGATCTGGTGGCTGAAGCTGAGGCTGCTCCAGCAGCGGCTCCTGAACCAAAAGCAGAAGAACCCAAAAAGGAAACCGCTCCTGCTTCTGAAGCGGCCAAAGAAGCTGCACCAAAACCAGCAGCTCCTAAGGCTTCTACACCCGCACCCAGTGTCTCTCCCAGCAGTGATGATCGGATTAAAGCCAGTCCATTAGCACGAAAAATTGCCGCCTCCAGAGGCATTAATCTTGGTATGGTGAAAGGAACTGGTCCTGCAGGACGAATCGTTAAGGAAGATGTAGAAAACTTCAAAGCACCTCTCGCTCCTGTAGAGGGTGTAGCAGTTGGTGGTAGTTCAGGAAATTCCTTCGGAAGTCCTCTAGTGGATGAAACCGTACCTGTTAGTCGAATGCGACAAACCATCGCTAAACGATTAGCCGAAAGTAAGTTCGGGGCTCCCCACTTTTATCTAACCTTATCTGTTGCTATGGATGGCATGGTTGATTTCCGTAAGAAAGCCAATGCCCGGGCAAAAGAAAAGTTAGGATTAAATCCCTTCTTCATGAAATTCGCAGCAGAAGCTATTAAACGACACAGAGAGTTGAACTCCTCCTGGTTAGGTGACAGTATTCAATTCCATGGTTCAATTGATATCGGCTTGGCAGTAGCCTTACCTACCGGTCTTATAACTCCTGTTGTACGAGACTGTGGAAACAAAGGGATTGCCCAGATAGATGCAGAACTAAAGGTTCTCATTGATAAAGCCAAGAATGGCGGCTTAGCTCCTGATGAATATAATGGTGCTACATTTACTATTAGTAATCTAGGATCATTTGGTATTGAGGAGTTTACAGCCATTATCAATCCTCCCGGCTCAGCCATATTAGCCTTGGGCGCTACAGTTAAGACTCCTGTTGTCAATGATAATGATGAACTAGAAATCAAGAATATCATGAAAATGACCTTGAGCTGTGACCACAGAACGATAGACGGAGCCATTGGAGCCGCTTTCATGAGTGACATGAAAAAGATGATGGAAGATCCTTTCCAGTTATTAATGTAA
- a CDS encoding pyruvate dehydrogenase complex E1 component subunit beta, whose translation MAIIAMREALRQALDEEMTRDENVLLMGEEVAQYNGAYKVSKGLWEKYGDKRVIDTPITELGFTGVAVGAASVGLRPVVEWMTFQFGLLAIDQIINNAAKLRHMSGGQLKVPMVVRGPNGPAEFLSSQHSQSFASYFMHIPGIKVVAPSTPYDAKGLLKTAIRDDNPVIFLEAEMYYGWTGEVPEEEYTIPFGKAAIRREGEHVTLVSFSKPMKMLEEAAEELAKEGISAEVIDIRSIRPLDEETIFGSVRKTNHVVVVDEAWPQASVGSHISGLISAKCFDDLDAPVEFVSSEDVPMPYNHTLELEVQPTVAKIVAAAKKTLYREG comes from the coding sequence ATGGCAATAATAGCAATGAGAGAAGCCCTTCGTCAGGCCTTGGATGAGGAAATGACTCGTGACGAGAACGTCCTCTTAATGGGTGAAGAAGTGGCTCAATATAATGGAGCTTATAAAGTATCCAAAGGGTTATGGGAAAAATACGGAGATAAGAGAGTCATTGACACACCAATCACCGAATTAGGTTTTACAGGTGTTGCCGTTGGTGCCGCCTCTGTAGGATTACGCCCAGTAGTAGAATGGATGACTTTCCAATTCGGATTGTTAGCTATTGATCAGATTATTAACAATGCTGCTAAGTTAAGACACATGTCAGGTGGTCAGTTAAAAGTTCCCATGGTAGTGCGTGGACCTAATGGACCGGCTGAGTTCCTATCCAGCCAGCATAGTCAAAGTTTTGCTTCTTATTTTATGCATATACCTGGTATCAAAGTGGTTGCACCATCTACACCTTATGATGCCAAGGGTCTGTTAAAGACCGCTATTAGAGATGATAACCCTGTTATCTTCTTAGAAGCTGAAATGTACTATGGCTGGACAGGAGAAGTTCCTGAAGAGGAATACACAATACCTTTTGGAAAGGCTGCTATACGACGAGAAGGTGAGCATGTTACCCTCGTGAGTTTCTCAAAGCCTATGAAAATGTTGGAAGAGGCCGCTGAAGAGTTGGCAAAAGAAGGCATTAGTGCAGAAGTAATAGATATACGATCTATCAGACCCTTAGATGAAGAAACAATTTTTGGATCTGTTAGAAAAACCAATCATGTTGTCGTCGTCGATGAAGCATGGCCCCAGGCAAGTGTGGGATCCCATATAAGCGGATTAATTTCTGCTAAATGTTTTGATGACCTGGATGCACCTGTTGAGTTTGTCTCATCAGAAGATGTTCCTATGCCTTATAACCACACATTAGAGCTTGAGGTTCAACCCACTGTGGCCAAGATTGTGGCGGCAGCGAAGAAAACCCTATACAGAGAAGGATAG
- the pdhA gene encoding pyruvate dehydrogenase (acetyl-transferring) E1 component subunit alpha, translated as MRKIDSYDKDFLISILREMNFIRRFEEKAGQMYGLKKIGGFCHLYNGQEAVAIGAVKALDMKTDYILTGYRDHGHALAVGMDPNAIMAELYGKSTGVSRGKGGSMHMFDVEKHMLGGNGIVGGQIPVAGGVALMQAYKGTGGATLVFFGDGAIHQGSFHETLNLAKIWNLPVVFICENNQYGMGTSYDRVSSVTDYSIMGNSYGIPSWQVDGMDVIAVYEELGKAVKQAKEQALPAFIEIQTYRYKGHSMSDPAKYRSKEDLEAYKQKDPILGLKARMLDAGLITDEQFKEWDKEDKKRVQDAIEFADKSPEPPLSDMYEDILA; from the coding sequence ATGCGAAAAATAGATTCTTATGACAAGGATTTTCTAATAAGTATTTTGAGGGAAATGAACTTTATTAGAAGATTCGAAGAAAAAGCAGGACAAATGTATGGTCTTAAAAAGATCGGAGGGTTCTGCCACTTGTACAATGGTCAGGAAGCCGTCGCTATTGGTGCAGTCAAAGCTCTGGATATGAAGACGGATTATATTCTGACAGGATATAGAGATCACGGACATGCCTTAGCTGTGGGAATGGATCCCAATGCTATTATGGCCGAACTTTATGGTAAATCAACTGGTGTTAGCCGAGGTAAAGGTGGATCCATGCATATGTTTGATGTTGAAAAACATATGCTAGGTGGAAATGGTATCGTCGGAGGCCAGATCCCCGTTGCAGGTGGGGTCGCCCTTATGCAGGCCTATAAAGGCACAGGAGGTGCTACTCTGGTCTTTTTTGGTGATGGAGCGATTCACCAAGGGTCATTCCATGAGACTCTTAACCTGGCGAAAATATGGAATCTGCCCGTAGTTTTTATATGTGAAAATAACCAGTACGGAATGGGTACTTCCTATGATCGTGTATCATCTGTAACTGATTACTCTATAATGGGTAATAGCTATGGAATTCCCAGTTGGCAGGTAGATGGTATGGATGTTATCGCTGTGTATGAAGAACTAGGTAAAGCAGTAAAACAAGCGAAAGAACAAGCTCTTCCTGCTTTCATTGAGATTCAAACATATAGATATAAAGGACACTCTATGAGTGATCCGGCCAAATATCGTTCTAAAGAAGACTTAGAAGCATACAAACAAAAGGATCCTATTTTAGGACTAAAAGCTCGAATGCTGGATGCTGGATTGATCACAGATGAACAATTCAAAGAATGGGACAAAGAAGATAAGAAAAGGGTTCAGGATGCTATAGAGTTTGCAGATAAATCACCAGAACCACCATTAAGTGATATGTACGAAGATATTTTGGCCTAG
- a CDS encoding pyridoxamine 5'-phosphate oxidase family protein translates to MNVSEILDKLDFVIDDSNVGVLTTVDADGNPKARWMTPSLLRNREGFLYAVTSPKFKKATQIEANPKVHWLIQTKALDKVVSIKGTVNLIDNPSYKAEVLTEIGSRLGMFWKLNQNADEMVVLETVIEEAEYFEPLGGVRAKVDF, encoded by the coding sequence ATGAATGTTAGTGAAATTTTGGACAAGTTAGATTTTGTTATTGATGACTCAAATGTAGGTGTCCTCACAACTGTAGATGCGGACGGAAATCCCAAAGCACGTTGGATGACTCCTAGTCTGTTACGTAATCGAGAAGGTTTTTTATATGCCGTTACTAGTCCAAAGTTCAAGAAGGCAACCCAGATAGAGGCTAACCCAAAGGTTCATTGGTTAATACAAACCAAGGCCTTAGACAAAGTTGTCAGCATTAAAGGTACGGTAAACCTAATAGATAATCCTTCCTATAAGGCTGAAGTTCTTACAGAAATAGGTAGTCGATTAGGTATGTTTTGGAAGTTAAACCAGAACGCCGATGAAATGGTCGTTTTGGAAACAGTTATAGAGGAAGCTGAATATTTTGAACCCCTTGGTGGTGTGAGAGCCAAGGTTGATTTTTAG
- a CDS encoding lipoyl protein ligase domain-containing protein, with amino-acid sequence MDFEVYRSLSHDPGANLNWEESLFDDLPENTVRVVFYINKDAVVMGKFQNPWRECNLSYCEAEGIPVFRRFSGGGTVYHDIGNLNFSFLGPKDWDPNWIFQEVDKLLKDKGVHLTRTERGDFLHDGKKVSGSAHAYKRNKQAHHGTLLINADLDRASKTLKGLKGRISTHAVQSCPSPIKNLSKLLSGQTAMSLCEEWADLFAKQWQTNIITVEPNEYGSATDPDRVYKKTPPFSYLYVNEEDSLSAEIDHGIIKSFIVKDNQSEKDWTEIIGKEWKRQVLVKANAPNPIRKRIAAWLAWERF; translated from the coding sequence ATGGACTTTGAAGTATATCGTTCTCTTAGTCATGATCCTGGAGCTAACCTGAACTGGGAAGAAAGCCTTTTTGATGATCTTCCTGAGAATACAGTGAGAGTTGTCTTTTATATCAACAAAGACGCTGTGGTTATGGGTAAGTTTCAGAATCCCTGGAGAGAATGTAATCTATCCTATTGTGAAGCAGAAGGTATTCCTGTGTTTCGTAGATTCTCGGGTGGAGGGACTGTTTATCATGATATAGGGAATCTGAACTTTAGTTTTCTCGGTCCCAAAGACTGGGATCCTAATTGGATATTTCAAGAAGTGGACAAGTTGCTCAAGGACAAAGGTGTACATTTAACTAGAACTGAAAGGGGTGATTTCCTCCATGATGGTAAAAAAGTTTCCGGTAGTGCTCATGCATATAAGAGAAACAAGCAGGCACATCATGGGACTTTACTTATAAATGCTGATTTGGATCGTGCGTCAAAAACCCTTAAGGGGCTTAAAGGCCGTATATCAACTCATGCAGTGCAGTCCTGTCCTTCTCCCATAAAGAATTTATCCAAGCTACTTTCAGGTCAAACGGCAATGAGCCTCTGTGAAGAGTGGGCTGATTTATTCGCAAAACAATGGCAAACAAATATCATTACAGTGGAACCTAATGAATATGGTTCGGCTACAGATCCTGATCGTGTATACAAAAAAACACCACCATTTTCCTATCTTTATGTCAATGAAGAAGATTCTCTAAGTGCTGAAATTGATCATGGTATAATTAAGAGCTTCATCGTAAAGGACAATCAATCTGAAAAGGATTGGACAGAAATCATAGGAAAGGAGTGGAAAAGGCAGGTCTTAGTGAAGGCCAATGCTCCAAACCCTATAAGAAAAAGGATCGCTGCCTGGTTAGCTTGGGAGCGTTTTTAA